The following are encoded in a window of Phaseolus vulgaris cultivar G19833 chromosome 3, P. vulgaris v2.0, whole genome shotgun sequence genomic DNA:
- the LOC137839244 gene encoding uncharacterized protein, with product MTQVMAMMRTLQENVAASCSEQERMHEALVALQARNEELNRVNEELRKALQEREERAVGDRSAPSSPPRSFPMPFSQEIMDSVVPANTVAMKASFTGVEDPEAYLTAFLTQIMLSRGSDAVYCKVFMSTLSGTVLDWFISLPTGHNTTFQQFSKMFIERYIVNKAPPLVSYDLFDVRQYQGESLKDFLNRFGAQIVRLPSKDEEMFVHAFKKGVLPGPFSESLIRSHPATFAKIRRRVVAHITVESEFSEKRGNVAPAKPHAQTRVQPQRVMEAAARKRDQRMRHPYDPKKNKGKGSRRPRETNRPPRLKVPEKTTEKVLGPKPDVWCEFHKSFGHSINSCLALGYQFAELVKCGFLKDYLLEKQAGQSTGPQPAGNQGQQHEVPIQGEIHTIAGGFSDGGCTTSQRKKYARSVMSVEVFEDHSPDVDITFTKGDLRDVVPHDNDPIVISLVTTGKTVHRVLVDQGSSVDVMFWPTFEKLQLSPDQLRPYGGCLYGFAGDQVEVRGIDALVDSASGCKLLSFLDAFSGYNQIKMHPMDEEKTAFMTERSSYCYKVIPFGLKNAGATYQRLMEKVLAPMLGRNVQAYVDDMVVTSLEKSRHIADLEELFVTIARYKLKLNPEKCVYGVEAGKFLGFLLSERGIEANPEKCAAILAMKSPTTVKEWAVELSEFDIKYEPRGPIKGQIFVDFVVELSFGTTQNAKDDFRWVLSVDGSSNQLGSGAGVILEGPNGVLIEQSLRFAFKASNNQAEYEALIVGILLAKKMGAKVLMAKSDSLLVTGQVNGEFQAKDPQMAAYLESPGPSRLQIDGKDGNEP from the exons ATGACGCAGGTCATGGctatgatgaggacgctgcaggagaacgtagCTGCATCATGTTCTGAACAGGAAAGaatgcacgaggcgctggtggccttgcaagctaggaatgaggagctcaacagggtcaacgaagagctgcgtaAAGCTCTTCAAGAACGGGAAGAGCGTGCGGTcggggacagatctgcaccctCATCCCCACCGCGCAGctttcccatgccattttctcaagagatcatggactcagTGGTCCCGGCCAATACGGTGGCGATGAAAGCGTCTTTCACCGgtgtggaggaccctgaggcttATCTCACGGCGTTTCTCACCCAGATTATGCTCTCAAGGGGGTCGGACGCGGTctactgtaaggtgttcatgagcactcttagTGGAACAGTgctggactggttcatcagttTACCTACTGGCCACAATACCACAtttcaacagttttccaagatgtttatTGAGCGgtatatagtgaacaaggcaccaccgttggtgtcttacgacctgttcgacgtgaggcagtaccaaggggagtccctgaaggattttctgaacagattcggagctcagatAGTCCGCTTGCCAAGTAAAGACGAGGAAATGTTTGTgcatgccttcaagaagggtgtGTTGCCCGGACCCTTTAGTGAATCGCTTATCAGGAGtcaccctgccacgtttgctAAAATCCGGCGACGTGTCGTGGCTCACATCACCGTTGAAAGCGAATTCTCCGAGAAAaggggaaacgtggccccaGCTAAGCCGCACGCCCAGACAAGggtccagccgcagagggtaatggaggcaGCGGCGAGGAAGAGGGACCAAAGGATGCGTCATCCTTATGACCCTAAGAAGAATAAGGGGAAGGGGTCGAGGCGGCCCAGAGAGACTAATCGCCCCCCAAG GCTCAAGGTGCCTGAGAAGACAACGGAAAAGGTTTTGGGTCCAAAACCAGACgtgtggtgtgagttccacaagagctttggccattctatcaactcgtgtttggctttgggatACCAATTCGCCGAGTTGGTCAAGTGTGGATTCTTGAAAGATTACTTGCTGGAAAAGCAAGCGGGCCAATCAACAGGTCCCCAACCGGCGGGCAATCAAggacagcagcacgaggtgcccattcaaggtgagatccacaccatagctggtggattctcAGATGGAGGGTGTACTACATCGCAGCGCAAGAAGTACGCAAGGTCGGTGATGTCGGTGGAAGTttttgaggatcactcacccgacgtggacatcacattcaccaaaggagaccttagggacgttgtgcctcacgacaacgaccctattgtgatctctcTTGTCACGACGGGAAAGaccgtccaccgggtgctggtcgaccaaggaagctcggtagatgtaatgttttggccgacttttgaaAAGTTACAATTGTCCCCCGATCAattgaggccatatgggggctgcttgtacggtttcgccggcgatcaagtggaggttagggg tatagacgccctggtagacagcgcatcagggtgcaagttgcttaGTTTTCTAGATGCCTTCTCAGgttacaaccaaatcaaaatgcaccccatggatgaagaaaagactgctttcatgacggaaaggtcaagctattgctacaaggtgatccccttcgggttgaagaatgcaggggccacgtaccaacgGCTAATGGAAAAGGTGCTCGCACCCATGCTCGGGAGAAATGTGCAAGCAtatgttgacgacatggtcgtgacgtccctggaaAAGAGCAGGCACATCGCCGATTTAGAAGAGTTGTTCGTAACCATcgccaggtacaagctgaaactgaatcctgagaagtgtgtttatggcgtggaggcagggaaatttctgggatttctcttgtCGGAAAGGGGAATCGAGGCCAACCCCGAAAAATGTGCTGCAATATTGGCGATGAAGAGTCCCACCaccgtgaaggag tgggcggtggaactgtcggaattcgacatcaagtatgagccccggggaccgatcaaggggcaaatcttcgtcGATTTTGTGGTCGAACTGTCTTTCGGAACAACACAAAACGCcaaggatgactttcgttgggtgctctcggtagatgggtcgtctaaccagcttggtagcggggctggggttattttggagggacccaacggggtgttgatagagcaatcactGAGGTTCGCTtttaaagcaagcaacaatcaagcggagtatgaggctttgatcgtcGGTATTCTGTTGGCAAAGAAGATGGGAGCAAAGGTGTTGATGGCCAAAAGtgattcgctgttggtcactgggcaggtaaatggtgagttccaagccaaagatccgcagatggctgcctacctgga ATCACCAGGTCCTTCACGTTTGCAGATCGATGGAAAGGACGGCAATGAGCCATAG